The DNA region TTGTGGGAAGAGGCCCAAATAGTGCTATGGGTGGCTTCCGAAATGTTGGCCGCAATACTCCCCAAGACGAGGTAGGAAGGATGTGAGGACCAAGAGGGCACAGGAACGATACTGACTGACTGGCCGAATAGATGGTGAATGGCTTCCTCCACCAGAATGCCACCCTTCCCGACATGCCgctcgagcagcagcagggtcCTTTGGCCCACGCCCATCTCGATCACCTTCGCGCTCAGTCCGGCTCTCCGCTCTCGCCAACATGGGCCCCTGATACCCAGGCCGCGATGGAGGCCGCGTTCAACGCACCTCCCGGCACCCACTTCAGCGCCGACGAATTCGCCAAGTTTCAGCACATGAACCCTGCGGCTGCCGTATCTCATGCCCCGTCGATGCCCGGCGCCAGCGCGAGCATGCAGCggcccatgatgatgggcggtGGTATGAGCTACAATATGATGCAACGCCCCATGTACCAGCCCATGTTTGGTGGTCAGATGCACATGGCACACCAGCCTctccagcaacaccaacagccgGCAGTCGAGGGTAAGGGGAAGGGCAAGGTTGTGGAGCTGGACGAGAGCAAATGGGAAGAGCAGTTCCAGCAGATGGAGCTCCACGATCGCCAACTGCGGGAGACAGAAAAGGACGAGGCTTTGGCCATGGAGCCCGAGTTGAACAAAATGGACGAGAAGCTCCTGCACTCCGAAACCGGCTACGGTGACCTGGAGTCGATATGGCGCGGCATCCAAGCAGAGCAGGCGCAGCTCAAGGAACTGGACGATATCGAGGACGACTTTGCCAAGTTCGACAGCGCCAACTTTGGCGGAGATAATCTCCACGACTGGGGACTGAACAACAGGCTCGGAGCCGATCCCATCGTTCAGGATTATCTCTTCGAGGATGAGAACATCTTCGAGAACACGACAAACCCATTTGAAGAGGGCATTCGGATCATGAACGAAGGCGGAAACCTTTCCCTGGCCGCTCTTGCTTTTGAGGCTGCCGTCCAAAAGGACCCCGAACACGTTGAGGCCTGGGTCTATCTTGGCCACGTGCAAGCCCAAAAcgaaaaggaggaggctgctatCCGCGCTCTTGAACAAGCCATGAAGCtcgaccccaacaacctcgccgcTTTGATGGGTCTGGCCGTCTCTTACACAAACGAAGGCTACGACAGCACTGCCTACCGCACCCTCGAAAGGTGGCTCAGCGTCAAGTACCCCCAGGTCATTGCCCCGCAAGATCTGTCGTCCGCTGCCGAGCTCGGCTTTACCGACCGCGCCCAGCTCCACGACCGCGTCACCAGCCTGTTCCTCGAAGCTGCCCGCTTGGCCCCCGACGGAGACCACATGGACCCCGACGTCCAGGTCGGCCTCGGAGTGCTCTTCTACGGCGCCGAGGAGTACGACAAGGCGGTCGACTGCTTCCAAGCCGCGCTCCACTCCTCGGAAATGGGCACCTCCAACCAGCGCGAGCAGATCCACCTCCTCTGGAACCGCCTCGGTGCCACGCTCGCCAACTCGGGCCGCTCAGAGGAGGCGATTGCCGCGTACGAAAAGGCGCTGTCGATCAACCCCAACTTTGTCAGGGCGAGATATAACCTGGGCGTTTCTTGCATCAACATCGGGTGCCATGCCGAGGCGGCAGGGCATTTGCTCGCTTCGTTGGATATGCACAAGTCTGTCGAGAAGAGCGGGAGGGAAAAGGCTAGGGAGCTGCTcggtggcggaggtggtCCGGACACGGACGCGAGGATTGACGCGATGACCACTCAGAATAGGAGCACGACGCTGTATGATACGCTGAGGAGGGTTTTCACccagatggggaggagggatctGGCCGagaaggttgttgttggagttgaCCCTGATATTTTCAGAGGAGAGTTTGATTTTTGACGGGGACGGTGACCGTAACAAAGGTGCGTCTGAGAAAGGGGGGCTGTGGCACTTGACTGGtaggaagggggtggtttgggagaggttgttggttgtgtgAGAGTaggggttgttgatattTCCTTTGTTTGGTTGAAAAGGGGCGGTAACAGGTTTTGGGTAAGtgttgggaaggaggcgAAAGGAGAGGCATTGCAATCAGCATTTTCGTGGCGATCATTCTGTGGCATACAATAgctggttggggggggaaggggggctgGTAGCGTTGCTGGGTAGTGCATAGAGACAAATAGCCATATACACAAAGCGAGTCACAGTTGTCATTGTTATCACTGCATACACGAGGTCCACCATGTTTGAAAGCTTTTGGCATTGCGCCTGCTCTTGTTTCTTCAAGGACCAGGTTgtctggttgctgctgctgctataCAATCGCTGTTACAAGAAAATATTCCCACCCAATTAACCGGAACGCTGCTTGGGTATCTCGGTCCAACTCCCCCCAGCACCATATGCCAATCAGCTGTCCATTATTTGACGCTTAGGAATCCAACACCGGCCCTCGCCACCTTGACTGCCTTCCTCAAcgcgtcctcctcgtccgtcgTCCACTTCACACTGAGCTGATCCCACTTCGTCCCAGGAGTGTTATACTCCTTCTTGAACTGGGAATGCATAGCCTGCAGTCTGCTCATCTCCCTCGGGTCGCCCGTCCcgctcaacaccatcaacagtgTGCAAGGGGGCAACGCAGCGTGGATCCTCTGGAGTCGCTGCGCAAGCGTAGATAGGCACTCCTCCAGAGGAGAAACTGCCTCTTTCTCAGCATCGCCATTCACGTCTTGAACCTCGGGCGTCTCCTCTGCAACCGTAGCAACAGGAGGAGTGTTCGGCTTGTGTCTGTTGGCCCACCCCTGAACAAACTCCAACtctctcaacctcgcccagaCAAAGTCAACACCGCCTCCTGGAACCTCCAATCCATCCGGGTCGCCCTTGACTGCGCGAATCACGCCCGCTTCAACCTCGGCGTCCGTCTTGCAGGATATGGCAACCGTCGCAGCGTTGCAAGCACTTCTGGACACATCGCCCCATTCAACAGCTGCACTCGTTTTCCCCACAGGGAGACCGCCAGTTGCCTCGGGCCCGGCTGTGGCGCGGTAGGCTGTTCCGGAGCGGGCGAGGCGTCTGAACAAATTCTCGCCTTGCGAGTCACCGGTAGCCCAGGCCTTTCCTTTCTCACACTTCTTCTTGACGAGGTCTAAACAGGTTTTGGCGTCTTCCACACTGTCATGCCCGTTGATGGTGCCACCGCCTTTCTGGACTTCACGGCTCAGGTGGCGTTGGGCAAGGTACTTGAGTGAGTTTTTGAGCGGTGGGCCGCGAGCGTGGGGGAAGAGCATCGACGTGTCCACGATGAAGGGATGGGCGAGTTGGAGAGCTTTGAGATCCGAGTCAAGTGAGTGACCCAAGAGGATTGTGCGGGGATGTAAAAGATCAAGCAGTTTAGCCTGGATATCGCTCAGGGTTGTTGTGACAGGATCGAGCATCTCCTTGGTGATTCCTGAGTATTGGGTGACATAATCGGTGATGGGCTTCTCAGGCTTGACCAGCTCGTCAAGAACTGTTTCGCCATCCCAAGAAACCAAGCTCACTCTCGTGAGAGCAAGCTCGCCAGGCCCGGTCAAACACATCTCGCAGTCGATGGCAAGGACCTCTCGCCCAGCTGTGATGCTCCCTTGCTGGATTTCGCTCTCGGgaacatctccatcttcaagcTTGCTGACCCTGGTGTGTGCCCATCCTTCTGGATTCTTAAAAGAGTCCCTGCGCTCGCCTTCTGGCAGCAAGGCTGGATGCACTGGAAATCCGTTGTCCATCAGTTCTTCTGGAGTGGCGAGGAACTCGGTGATTCTAGTTCTGATATCTCTGTGAGAGTCTGGCCCGGCCTTGTCTTTGCTCTTGTCTTTGTTCTTATTCAGAGGAGCAGTGAGCATCGTGGTCAAAGGCGAGTGCAATCTGCCATACTTGTCGTCCCCGGGTGCCTTGACAGGCCAGAGGTGCGGGAACATGTCTGCAAACGGTTGCAACGAGGTTGGCAAAGCCTCTTTGCTGAGAGGCCGAGGGTAGTAGTGATCTGGAGAAGAACCATCGCCAATCTGCTTGATCGCTTGATCCAGCGTGGGCGTCTCATACTTGGAATAGTCGACACCGGGCTCGAACATGGCCTCCTCCAGACCAGGCACCATGATGGCAACAACCTTTCTGAACTCTGGGCGCTGTGAGACGGAGATCCATTGTGGCGCGGGACCATCGGCGAAAAGATACAGGATTAGATCGCGGAAAGCTGAAAGGTTGACCTTGGACTGCAGTCTTGACTTCTCTGAGAAATGCAGGGCAGGATATCGAGCtgagttgggggtgggaatcTTCTTGTGTTTTTTAACTGGCCGGCCGCGCTCAATGGTCTGCCaaccatcatcgtcgtcagcatcatcatcatgaggACCGGGCCGCTTAAGACTGCCCGAGGAGGATTTTCCTTCAGAGTCACTCCGAGCCACTGGTGTTGCGGCAGGTTCCGTGTCCTTGGTGAGATTGGTGAGATTGATGAGTGGTaggttggcggtggccaAGGCACTGGCAACTCCGCGGTTCGCCatgttgtttttctttttacccATGCTGTACAATGAGTTTCCAATGATTCAAGATAATCGGCGATGCCGACGagcaaacaacaagaagcaggcgacgtgagaaaaaaaacaaaaaaaaaaacaaaaaaacaaccggTGTTGATCCAAGTCGCAAGAAATCAGGCCTGCCAAGACTGATGGGAGTGAGGACAGGGCGGTTGGCCACAATCCGATAAACGAAAAACCTCGATAAGTGAACAGTGGCTGGTGGAGCTAGGTCACTTTGGGCGAGAACCTTGCTGGCCAGCCAGGCCAAGTTGTGGACAAAATAACTGGCCCACGGTCTGCTGTGCCCCTTGCACCTGCCTTTTGGACGAACAAGTATAATAATCAAAGTCTCCATTTTGAGAAACTCTGTTTTTTATTCTTGAACCCACTGCAAAATTCCCTTGTTCCACATACCGATCCTCGAGGCCTGCAATGGGCACCAAAGGCTCAATCAAACAGCATCACAACTCTGCAGGCCTGGGTTGAAGCACACATACATCATCAAAATGAAGACGGCCTCCTGCGAATGCAAAAAATGCCAGGCATCAGTTGGGAGTTTTTCCAATCTTTGGATCCAGATTGGCAATAGCTATCTCGGCCCTGTGATTGGATCAGACGAGGATTTGGCCATTCGATGCGAAGGAAAGACAAGAATCGGGGGGAATGGGACTCTGGTGGAAGGATGGTAAACATCCCCTTGCTTGTGTTCAAGATATTTCTAATCTGTTCTGACAACCATCGCAGCCATTTACAAAACCTTTTCTGTGACGGTTGTGCAGCCATACTCGGCTTTCGATGCATTGAGACCCCAGTCAACCATGTCCTCGACGAGTATGTGCCATGGCGCTCCTATGTCGTCAGTTTGAAATCTGACAATATTCCCGCAGCAACCAAGTTCTGTTGAGAATCGCGTCTGTCAATCTGCTCGGTGAGGAAAGAGAAGAGCTTAAACCCGAGGTCAAAAGAGTCCTCAGCATCAACGAACCGTCAAGAACGAGCAATGGTGGGCCGCCCGACCTGTCCTCACATTTCCCCAGTACCATCGAGTTTCAGCAGCTTAAGTTCGAACTCGAAGGCCAAAAAGACTACCTCAGACGTATTGACAGTAATGGCTTCAGAATTGTGGCAGGCTTGGACAAACGTGTGGCCCGTGTGGAGAGTGATTCAAAGACACTGCATGAAACAGTGAGTGGGTTCAAGGGAAGCATACTCGGAGTACAGGATAGCCTCAAGTCACTACTCGGATCAGAGCTGAACGGGATTGATAAATTCGGAACCGAGCAAAAGGCGACACTGGAAGGCCTTCGGAGCCGGGTGTCCCTGGTCAGTGATGGCCTCGACATAATCCAACAGCAGGCAACAGATCTCGCCGAAGAGCTGCGAGAGGAAGTCTCAGGTCTCAAGAACCAACTTGAACAGATGACAGGAGAGCTTCATATGCTGAGGGCCGAGATCAAAGTGAGCGTCAGCGCCGACAACTATGCCCGCGATATGGCTGCTATGCGCACCGAGATCGCGCAGCTCAGAAGAGATCTTGGCACTATGCGCAGCAACGAACACGAACGTGTTgccccttcttttccctcaaGGGAGCTCGAGATtctcaccagcaacatcGCGAAGATTGGTAATCGAGCCAGCCAGGTCGAGACTTTACAAATGGAGTTTGAGATCTTGAAAGAGAGGGTCGACAGAGCAGAGGCAAATTATGGGGCATCCAATAATCGACGTGTGGCATATCCCTTGGATCCAGAGGCATCTCTTCCCCACCCAGGAGCGAGGAAGCGGGCTTCTTCGCCCAAGCCGGAGCCTGTATCTAAACGAAGAGTGCCCTCGGACCAATTCTCGGATTACACGGTCTCTGGACACAGTGCTGCGCCGCTCACCCCGTTGAGGCAGAGTAGCACGACAAACTTGCAAAATCCCAAGAAACGGAGTCGTCCCAAGACAGCTGCTGCATTATCCAACTCGGGAGGCAGGTGATGATCCGTTATCCCGCTAACGTCGAACTACCGATCCTTGCCCTTGGACAAGCACATCCTCCAAAATCTCCGGCGCGAAGGAAGCCAACGTGTTGACGGGCTTGAGCACCTCGCTCTCAAAAAATGCTTTTGCTTGCGGATCTTCAGGGTCTCTAGCCCACGCCTGTACCATCTTCGACTCGTCTACCCGTCCGGGTAAACTCTCAAGATCCTTCAGCATCATTTTGGCCTCCTTCAATACGTCCCAATCCTCAGCAGCGCCGATAGAGCCCTGATGGACGACGATGTGGAGGAGAGCTTGGCACATGGTGACTTGATccgccatcgccaaagcACCAACAATGCCCTCGTGAGTACACCTTTTTGCCAGTTCCCCGCTTGACGTCAGTTCTCCCGTGAAAGCCAGCAGTTTCGTAATAATCATGACGCCCTTGATGCGCCACGGCATGAATGGGGCAACAAGCTTGATGGGATCGCATTGGGTTGCCAAGAAACAAGCCAGTGGTAGGGCGTAAACGGCCCATTTGTAGTTGGTCTGCCAGTTGGttgcgaggaggaggattgtgGTTGGTAATGGTTCGACTGCCCACATCTTTGCTTCAACCAAGGGCTTGCA from Podospora pseudoanserina strain CBS 124.78 chromosome 1, whole genome shotgun sequence includes:
- the PEX5 gene encoding Peroxisomal membrane signal receptor PTS1 (EggNog:ENOG503NUGJ; COG:S) — protein: MSFLGGAECSTAGNPLSQFTKHVGDDKSLQHDRLVGRGPNSAMGGFRNVGRNTPQDEMVNGFLHQNATLPDMPLEQQQGPLAHAHLDHLRAQSGSPLSPTWAPDTQAAMEAAFNAPPGTHFSADEFAKFQHMNPAAAVSHAPSMPGASASMQRPMMMGGGMSYNMMQRPMYQPMFGGQMHMAHQPLQQHQQPAVEGKGKGKVVELDESKWEEQFQQMELHDRQLRETEKDEALAMEPELNKMDEKLLHSETGYGDLESIWRGIQAEQAQLKELDDIEDDFAKFDSANFGGDNLHDWGLNNRLGADPIVQDYLFEDENIFENTTNPFEEGIRIMNEGGNLSLAALAFEAAVQKDPEHVEAWVYLGHVQAQNEKEEAAIRALEQAMKLDPNNLAALMGLAVSYTNEGYDSTAYRTLERWLSVKYPQVIAPQDLSSAAELGFTDRAQLHDRVTSLFLEAARLAPDGDHMDPDVQVGLGVLFYGAEEYDKAVDCFQAALHSSEMGTSNQREQIHLLWNRLGATLANSGRSEEAIAAYEKALSINPNFVRARYNLGVSCINIGCHAEAAGHLLASLDMHKSVEKSGREKARELLGGGGGPDTDARIDAMTTQNRSTTLYDTLRRVFTQMGRRDLAEKVVVGVDPDIFRGEFDF
- a CDS encoding hypothetical protein (COG:L; EggNog:ENOG503NVWC), which encodes MGKKKNNMANRGVASALATANLPLINLTNLTKDTEPAATPVARSDSEGKSSSGSLKRPGPHDDDADDDDGWQTIERGRPVKKHKKIPTPNSARYPALHFSEKSRLQSKVNLSAFRDLILYLFADGPAPQWISVSQRPEFRKVVAIMVPGLEEAMFEPGVDYSKYETPTLDQAIKQIGDGSSPDHYYPRPLSKEALPTSLQPFADMFPHLWPVKAPGDDKYGRLHSPLTTMLTAPLNKNKDKSKDKAGPDSHRDIRTRITEFLATPEELMDNGFPVHPALLPEGERRDSFKNPEGWAHTRVSKLEDGDVPESEIQQGSITAGREVLAIDCEMCLTGPGELALTRVSLVSWDGETVLDELVKPEKPITDYVTQYSGITKEMLDPVTTTLSDIQAKLLDLLHPRTILLGHSLDSDLKALQLAHPFIVDTSMLFPHARGPPLKNSLKYLAQRHLSREVQKGGGTINGHDSVEDAKTCLDLVKKKCEKGKAWATGDSQGENLFRRLARSGTAYRATAGPEATGGLPVGKTSAAVEWGDVSRSACNAATVAISCKTDAEVEAGVIRAVKGDPDGLEVPGGGVDFVWARLRELEFVQGWANRHKPNTPPVATVAEETPEVQDVNGDAEKEAVSPLEECLSTLAQRLQRIHAALPPCTLLMVLSGTGDPREMSRLQAMHSQFKKEYNTPGTKWDQLSVKWTTDEEDALRKAVKVARAGVGFLSVK
- a CDS encoding hypothetical protein (EggNog:ENOG503P8R8), coding for MKTASCECKKCQASVGSFSNLWIQIGNSYLGPVIGSDEDLAIRCEGKTRIGGNGTLVEGCHLQNLFCDGCAAILGFRCIETPVNHVLDDNQVLLRIASVNLLGEEREELKPEVKRVLSINEPSRTSNGGPPDLSSHFPSTIEFQQLKFELEGQKDYLRRIDSNGFRIVAGLDKRVARVESDSKTLHETVSGFKGSILGVQDSLKSLLGSELNGIDKFGTEQKATLEGLRSRVSLVSDGLDIIQQQATDLAEELREEVSGLKNQLEQMTGELHMLRAEIKVSVSADNYARDMAAMRTEIAQLRRDLGTMRSNEHERVAPSFPSRELEILTSNIAKIGNRASQVETLQMEFEILKERVDRAEANYGASNNRRVAYPLDPEASLPHPGARKRASSPKPEPVSKRRVPSDQFSDYTVSGHSAAPLTPLRQSSTTNLQNPKKRSRPKTAAALSNSGGR